The Streptomyces sp. HUAS MG91 sequence CGCCATCTCCCTTGCGGCACGCGCCGGTTCGGGCGCCGCCTGGGTGGCGCTCGGCGGTTCGGCCACCGACGCGGACGGGCGCTGCAAGGACCTTCCGGCCCTGCCGGAGGGCACCACTCACGTCCGACTCGACTTCGAGACGGAAGAGTATTTCGACAAGAAGCAAGCCGATGCGCAGCAGGACGCCCCCGCGAATCGGGACAGCGGTGCGACCGGAGCGTTCTTCCCGGAGGTGGCGATCACGTTCGCCGTCGTGCCGGGCGAGCACTACCACGTACCGCTGCTGCTCAACCCGTTCGGCTACTCCGTTTACCGAGGGAGCTAGCAGACATGCCCACGATCCTGGGACAGAACCAGTACGGCAAGGCCGAGAACCGAGTCGTAAAGATCACGCGGGACGGCGACACTCACCACATCAAGGACCTGAACGTCTCGGTCGCCCTCAGCGGTGACCTCTCCGACGTCCACCTCACCGGGTCGAACGCCAACTGCCTGCCGACCGACACCACCAAGAACACCTGCTTCGCCTTCGCCAAGGAACACGGCATCGAGTCGGCCGAGCAGTACGGCATCGAGCTGGCCCGGCACTTCGTCGACAGCCAGCCGTCCATCCACCGGTCGCGCATCCGCATCGAGGAGTACTCCTGGGAGCGCATCGCCGGCTCCGACGCGGGCTCCAACTTCATCGGTGCCGACGAGGTCCAGCACTCCTTCGTCCGCAAGGGCCAGGAAGTGCGGCTGGTCCAGGTCACCTATGACGGCGAGAAGTTCGAGGTGCTGTCCGGTCTCAAGGACCTGACCGTCATGAACACCACGAACTCCGAGTTCTGGGGCTACATCAAGGACAAGTACACGACGCTCCAGGAGGACTACGACCGCATCCTCGCCACGTCGCTGTCGACCTGGTGGCGCCACAACTGGACGGGCACCGAGGGTGAGCGCACGCCTCAGTGGAACAAGTCCTACGAGCAGGCCAAGAAGCACATCCTCCAGGCCTTCGTCGAGACGTACTCGCTGTCGCTGCAGCAGACCCTCTTCCAGATGGGTTCGCGCGTCATCAACAACCGCGGCGAGATCGACGAGATCCGCTTCTCCGCGCCGAACAAGCACCACTTCCGCCAGGACCTCTCGGCCTTCGGCCTGGAGAACGACGCGAAGGACGGGGCCGTCTACTGGGCCGCCGACCGTCCCTACGGCCTGATCGAGGCCACCATCCTGCGGGACGGCGCCGAGCAGCGCATCCCGACCGACATGACCAACCTCTGAGGTCATCGTCATGTCCTTGTGAGTCCTTGTGAGGCGTGCCCCCGCCCACCCGCAGTCGGCGGGGGCACCCCCTCCCGGAGGGAACAACATGGCAACGCCCGCAAAGGGGCCGGCTGAAGGCCCGTGTTCCACCCCCCTGCCGGACGGCACCATCGAAGTCACCAAGGTGCACCCGGTGGACGAAAAGCTCCACGCCTCGCGGCTCGTCCCCGCCGCTCTCCAGCACATCGCCGCCATGTACGCCGGCGTCGTCACCCCTCCGCTCATCATCGGCCAGGCCGTCCACCTCGACACCGCCGGCCAGACGCGGCTGATCGCCGCGTCGCTGCTCATCGCCGGAGTGGCCACCCTGCTCCAGACGCTCGGCGTCAAGGGCTTCGTCGGCAACCGGCTGCCGTTCGTCAACGCCGCGTCCTCGGCGGGCATCGCACCCATGCTCGCCATCGCCGAGACCAACGCCCAGGGCGACCAACTGCCCGCCATCTACGGGGCGGTGATGGTCGCGGGCGTCTTCTGCCTCGCCATCGGACCCTTCTTCGGACGGCTCCTGCGCTTCTTCCCGCCGCTCGTCACCGGCGTCGTCATCACCCTCATCGGCGTGACCCTGATGCCCGTACCCGTCGGCTGGGCCCAGGGCGGCGACAAGACCGCCGCCGACTACGGCGACATGCGCTATCTCGCGCTCGCCGCCTTCACCCTCGTCGTCATCCTGCTGATCCAGCGCTTCGGCAAGGGCTTCGTCAAGCAAGTCGCCCTGCTCTTCGGCCTGTTGATCGGAACGCTCGCCGCGATCCCGTTCGGCATGGCGGACTTCAGCTCCATCAGGTCGGCGCCGATCGCGGCCGTGCCGACCCCGTTCGCCTTCGGCACCCCAGAGTTCCAGCCCGCCGCGATCGTCTCGCTCTGCCTCGTCATGCTCGTGCTGATGACCGAGTCGAGCGCCGGCATGCTGGCCATCGGCGAGATCTGCGAGCGCGACTGCGACGGGCGGACCATCACCCGCGGCCTGCGCACCGACGGCATCGCCACCTTCCTCGGCCCGGTCTTCGGCGGCTTCCCCACCTCCGCCTTCGCGCAGAACGTCGGCGTCGTCTCGCTCACCAAGGTGCGCAGCCGGTACGTCGTCGCCGTCGCGGGCGGCGCCCTGCTGATCCTCGGCGCCTTCCCGGTGCTCGGCGCGGTCGTCTCGATGGTCCCCATGCCGGTCCTCGGCGGCGCGGGCATCGTCCTCTTCGGCTCCATCGCCGTCAGCGGCATCCGTACGCTCTCCGAGGCGGGCCTCGACGACAGCTCCAACATCATCCTGGTGGCCGTCTCGCTCGGCGCGGGCATCATCCCGCTCGCCGCGCCCACCTTCTACGCCGACTTCCCGGCCTGGGCGCAGACCGTGCTCGGCTCCGGCATCAGCGCCGGCGCGCTCGTCGCCGTCTCGCTGAACCTCTTCTTCCACCATCTCGGCACCCGTAGCAGCGCCAACGCGGCTGCGGCACTCAAATCCTCCTAGGGTCCTGCCGTGCCCAATCGCCACTCACGAAATGAAGGAAGCACCATGGCACCTTCTTCGGCAGACCGCATCGTCATCGAGAACGTCGCCATCGCGACGGTCGACGCCCAGGACACCGAGTACGCCTCGGGCCACATCGTCGTCGCGGGCAACGTCATCGAGTCCATCGGCGCGGGCGGCGCGCCCGAGGGCCTGGAGAACGTCGTCCGCCGCGTCGACGGCACCGGCCACCTCGCCACGCCCGGCCTGGTCAACACGCACCACCACTTCTACCAGTGGATCACCCGCGGTCTGGCGACGGACCACAACCTGTTCAACTGGCTGGTGGCGCTGTACCCGACCTGGGCGCGCATCGACGAGCAGATGACGTACGCGGCGGCGCAGGGCTCCCTCGCGATGATGGCCCGCGGCGGTGTGACCACCGCGATGGACCACCACTACGTGTTCCCGCAGGGCTCGGGCGACCTCTCCGGGTCGATCATCCGCGCCGCCTCCGAGATGGGCGTGCGCTTCACCCTGGCCCGCGGCTCCATGGACCGCAGCGAGAAGGACGGCGGCCTGCCGCCGGACTTCGCCGTCGAGACCCTCGAAGGCGCACTCGCCGCGACCGAGGAGACCGTCAAGAAGCACCACGACGCCTCCTTCGGCGCGATGACCCAGGTGGCCGTCGCCCCCTGCTCGCCCTTCTCCGTCTCCACCGAACTCCTCAAGCAGGGCGCCGAGTTGGCGCGCCGGCTCGGCGTACGGCTGCACACCCACGGGAGCGAGACGGTCGAGGAGGAGAAGTTCTGCCACGAGCTGTTCGGCATGGGCCCGACCGACTACTTCGAGTCCACGGGCTGGCTCGGTGAGGACGTGTGGATGGCGCACAGCGTCCACATGAACGACTCCGACATCGCCGCGTTCGGCCGGACGAAGACGGGCGTCGCGCACTGCCCGTCCTCCAACGCCCGCCTCGCCGCCGGCATCGCCCGCGTCCCCGACATGCTCGCCGCCGGTGTCCCGGTCGGCCTCGGCGTCGACGGCACCGCCTCCAACGAGTCCGGCGAGCTCCACACCGAACTGCGCAACGCGCTCCTGATCAACCGCCTCGGCGCCCACCGCGAGGCCGCCCTGAACGCCCGTCAGGCGCTGCGCCTCGGCACGTACGGCGGCGCCCAAGTGCTGGGCAGGGCCGGGGAGATCGGCTCGCTGGAAACCGGCAAGCTCGCCGACCTCGTGCTGTGGAAGATGGACACCCTCGCCCACTCCTCCATCCTCGACCCGGTCACCGCGCTCGTCTTCGGCGCGGCCGCCCCGGTCACCCTCTCCCTCGTCAACGGCGTACCGGTGGTGGAGGACAGCCGCCTCCTGCACGTCGACGAGGACGCCATCGCCCGCTCCACGCGGGACGAGGCACAGCGCCTGGCGCGGATCGCCGCGCGGGCCTGACGGTTCGACAACCCCTGATCTCCGGCCGGGGAGGACGGTCCCCGGCCGGACCCGAGCTGCCGAGCGGGCAGTTCGGGTGCCGCCCCGGAACGTGGCCCACAACTTCACGTCCCCGGGGCGGTCAGCACTGCCTGGGCGCACCACAACTTCATACGAGTCCGACCAGCACCACCTTGCACCACCTCCCAGAAGCGAAAAGTGCCGGCGGCCCGCCGGGACTGGAAAACAACCGGAGGAGCCGCAGTGGCGACGAAGCCCAGGTTCACCAAGCAAGGCACCACCCCCGCCGAACAGGACGCGGGGCATACCAAACATCCGGTCGACGAGACCCTGCCCCCGCTGAAGATGGCGACGACCGGTCTTCAGCACGTGGCCGCCATGTACGCGGGCGTGGTCGCGCCCCCGCTCATCGTCGGCGCCTACATAGGCCTCTCCGCGAAGGAACTCACCTTCCTGACCGGCGCCTGCCTCTTCACGGCCGGCCTCGCCACCTTCCTCCAGACGCTCGGCATCTGGAAGATCGGCGCCCGGCTGCCCTTCGTCAACGGCGTGACGTTCGCGGGCGTCGCCCCGATGCTCGCCGTCGTCGACTCGACGAAGGACAAGGACGACGCCCTGCCGATCATCTTCGGCGCGGTGATCGTCGCGGGTCTCCTCGGCTTCGTCGCGGCGCCCTTCTTCTCCAAGGCGATTCGTTTCTTCCCGCCGGTCGTCACGGGTACGGTCATCACGCTCATCGGCATCTCGCTGATGCCGGTCGCCTTCGGCTGGGCCCAGGGGCCCGACGCCAAGGCCTCCGACTACGGCTCCATGAAGAACCTGGCCCTCGCCGGGATCACCCTCGTCATCGTGCTGCTGCTGCGCCGCTTCACCACCGGCTTCGTCAAGCAGATCGCGGTCCTGCTCGGCCTGGTCGTCGGCACGGTCGTCGCTATTCCGTTCGGCGTCACGGACTTCTCGCCGATCGGGGACGCGGACGTCGTCGGCTTCCCGACCCCGTTCCACTTCGGCGCCCCGCAGTTCGCGGGCGCGGCCATCGTGTCGATGATCGTCGTCATGGTCGTGTCGATGACGGAGTCGACCGCCGACATGCTCGCGCTCGGCGAGATCGTGGACCGTCCCGCGGACGAGAAGACGATCGCGGCCGGTCTGCGCGCCGACACCCTCGGCACGGCGATCAGCCCGGTCTTCAACGGCTTCATGTGCAGCGCCTTCGCCCAGAACATCGGCCTGGTGGCGATGACCAGGATCCGCAGCCGGTTCGTGGTCGCGGTCGGTGGCGGCTTCCTCGTCCTGATGGGCCTGTGCCCGATGGCCGCGTCGCTGATCGCGGTCGTGCCCCGCCCGGTCCTCGGCGGCGCGGGCGTCGTCCTGTTCGGCTCGGTCGCCGCCAGCGGTATCCAGACCCTGGTCAAGGCGGGCCTGGACAAGGACAACAACGTCCTCATCGTGGCCGTCTCGCTCGCCGTGGGCCTGATCCCCATCGCGGCGCCGGAGTTCTACCACGCCTTCCCGGAGCGCGCGAAGATCATCCTGGACTCGGGCATCTCCACCGGCTGCGTCGCGGCCGTCCTGCTCAACCTGGTCTTCAACCACCTGGGCCGCGGACGCGACGCGGACGACGTGACGGCCCCGATGGAGTCGGGAGGGGCGATCGCGGAGCAGCGCACCACGTCCGCCGCGGCCCACTGACCCCCCGCCGCCCCGCACGGCCGACGCCGCCCCCGAGAACCGGGGGCGGCGCGGCGCTGTCACGGGGAGGCCCCGGTCATCCGATGTGGTAGCTGTCCCCGTACACCTTCCAGTCCAGCGGCGGGTCCAGGTTGAGGTTGCCCTTCTGCAGGAACACGCGCTGGGCGGTGTCGACGCGGCTGGTGTCGCTGTGTGCCTCCTCCTGCTTCATCGCCCACACGCGCGCGTCGAGGAACGCGTTGAGCCAGGTGGTCTCGTTGCCGCCCTGCGCGGGCGGCTTCGCCTTGCCGAGCGCGCGCTTGCGGATGCCGCCGAAGCTCGTCGGGTCGCTGCCGCCGCCGTGCATCACGATGGCGTCGTAGTACGCGAACTGCCCGAGCGTGCCGACCCCGTCGGCCTTGCCCTGCTTGACCGCCGGGTTGAAGTACACCCGGTCGCGCTCGTCGTTCTGCGCCTGCTGGAACGCCGAGTCCTGGGCCGCCTTCGCCCAGTCCTTCGGGAAGTTCGGGTCCAGGCCGTCGTGCGAGTCGCTGCCGTCCACGTTCCGCAGCGCGGGCAGGTACTTGGCGAGGACGTTGCCGGGCTTGCGCTGCGCGTACAGCTCGACCAGGTCGAGCATGTCGCCGGTGCCGGAACAGAAACCGATGATCCCGGCGGTGTAGCCGCGGCCGTCGCCGATGTCCTCGATGTACTTGTACTGGGCCTTCCAGTCGAGCGAGGAGTTCTCCGCGCTCGACACCAGCTTCATGGCGATCTCCTTCTTCGCCGGGTCGTCGAGCCCGGTGGCGGCGGGGGCCGCGCCGGCGAGCCGGGTGGTCAGGAGCGGGGCCGCGACGACCGTGGCGCCGAGGAGGGTGAGCATGGTGCGACGAGAGGGGCGGGATGTGCGTATGTGGGGGGTGGGCACGGGTCCTCCTGAGGGGAGTTCGTCGTTCCATCGACTGTTAGGAAGGTTTCCTACCAGAAATTGGGCGTGACGTATACCCGTCAAGACAGCCTTGGGTGGGGGCAGTTGGCGCCGTGCTGGGCGCGAGGAGGGGGAGGGGCGGCCGTCGGACGGCGGCCCGCGCGCACGGAGAGGCGTGCGCGCCGGGCGGTCGTCGGTGCGCGGCGGGGGCCGGTGAGGTCCGGTGGGGTCCGGCAGGTTCTGATCGGGTCTGGCCGGGTCTGGCGGGGGCGTTTACAGGCCGAAGGCGCCGGGGTCCTTCGCCAGCTCCTTGAAGATCTCCCTGGGGTCCGCCACCAGCTTGCGGCGGTCCAGGTCCAGCACGCCGCCCACGCCCGTGATCTCGGCCGACAGGGTGCCGTCGGTCTTCCTGATCTCCTGGAGCACGCGGAACGTCTTGCCCTCGCCCCACTCGAAGACGCATCCCACGTCCACGGAGTCACCTGCGCGCAGCTCCCGCAGATAGCGGATGGTCGTCTCCAGGACGACGGGGCCCACGCGCCGCGCGAGCAGATCGTGCTGCTCGATGCCGGCGTCCCGCAGCATCGCCCAGCGCGCGTGCTCCGCGTACTGCAGGTACACCGCCTGGTTGAGATGGCCCTGGGTGTCGGTCTCGTACCCGCGTACCTCGACCCGGACGGAGAACGGCTCTGCCACGATGTTCCTCTCGATGATCCAGGTGAACCTGGAGGTGGGCCGGCCTGAGCGCGCGCTCAGGCCGGGTCGACGGGTTCAACAGGGCGGTACGGCACGGCATTCCGCGCGGCACACCGCCTCAGGCCCGCCTCGGTGAAGCCAGCAGACAGCGGCCCCCGCGCGCCTCCGCGTGCTCGCTCACCTGCCAGCCCGCCCGCCGGAGCGCCTCCGCGCAGGCCGCGAGGGCGGCGGGCTCCGGGTGCCGGACGGCGACGGCCTCGGGCTGCGGGGTGTCCGTCACGCGGTAGCCGGGCGTCGTCCCGGTCGCCGGGACGCATCCCGCCGCCTCCAGGGCGAGCGCCGCGGAGTGCGCGAGGCGGCCCCGCTCCCACGCGCACGGCCGGTCCGTCGCGCCGTCCGGGTGCGTCATCCGGCGTATCTCCAGCAGGCCCTGCCACGCCGTGCGCACCTCGCGCGCCCGCGCGGGCGTGGCGACGGCGTCCGGCTCGCCGCCCAGCCGCGCCGTGAAGACCCCGCCCGGCGCGGAGGGCCCCGGGCCGGGCTCCGGGTGCGGCTCGGGCGCCGGCGCCGCGCCGGCGGCCTCGCGGATCCGGTGGCCCGCCGGGGTCAGGAAGTGGTCGTGCGGCGGCCGGGGATGCCGGAACGCGAGGCGCAGCGCGACGAGCCGCGCGAGCTGGGGCCCGGTCCCGGTGATCCGGCCGGTCTCCGGCTCGGCGGCCTCGATGACGCGTCGCTGCGCGGCGGTCGGCGGTCTGGTCATGGCTCACCCCGTCTCCGGAGCACCGTCGGCTGCGGACTCCCTGCCGACGATGGTGCACGACGGGACCGACAACGGCCTCAGGGCCGCAGGTTCCAGCCCGAGATCACGGGGCGGCCGTGCTCGAAGGTCAAACGGCTCACCGTGCCCGTCGCCAGCAGGAAGTGGGCGCCGCCCGACGGCGGCAGACCGAGGCGGCGCGCGGTCAGCACCCGCAGGAAGTGGCCGTGCGAGACGAGCACCACGCTGCCCTCGTTGTTGGCGAGCGCCGCGTCCACCTTGGAGAGCATCCGGTCGGCCCGCGCGCCCACCTCCTCGGGGGTCTCGCCGGGATGCTCCGGCGGCCCCTCGGGCACCCCGTCGTCGAAGAGGAACCAGTCGGGCCGGGTGCGCTGGATCTCCCGCGTGGTCACGCCCTCGTAGGCGCCGTAGTCCCATTCGACCAGGTCACGGTCGACGGTGACGCGCGAGAGGCCGGCCAGTTCGGCGGTCTCCCGCGCGCGCTGCAGCGGACTGACGAAGACGGCGCCGATGTGATAGCTGCCGACGAGCGGCGCCACGCGGCGCGCCTCCTCCCGGCCGTTCTCGGTCAGCGGGAGGTCGGTCAGCCCGGTGTGCTGGCCCGTCAGGGCCCACTCGGTCTCACCGTGCCGGACAAGGAGCAGATCACCCAAGACACGCGCCCCGTTCTGTCAGGGTTCGGAATGGTCACAGGACATTCATCGGACATTGTCGCTGGAACCGTACCCGGGGCGCGCGTCACGGTCGGCGGCGGGGATTGTCGGACCCGGCCCGTAAGGTTTCAGAGATCGAACGGATCGAATGGATCACGTCGGCCGAGTGGCCCGACGCGCGCAGCGAGAGGAGGCCGGGTCGCCGTGCAGGAACTGCCGGGCGCCGTGCTCCGCGCCGCCGCCGTCTTTCTGCCCGCGCCGCTGCCGCGCGAGGGCCGGATCGCCTTCTGGTCGCCGGACGACCCGGCCGGCCTGCCGGGCGCCGACGCGGAGATCGCCGTGGTGCGACCGCACGGAGCGGGCGTGCGCAGCCGCCAGGTGCCCGCCCTCGTGCTGCCCGTCGTCGACGCGCTGCCCCTGCTGGTGCGGGCCCGCCGCACCGCGGGCGCCCACCCCGCCGCCGCGGCCTGGGGCGCGGCCGCCGCGCACGCGCTGCATCTCCTCGCCCGCGGTCGGCTGCTGCCCGGACTCACCGCGTCCGACCACGACGCCTGGCGCGCGGGCCCGCTCGACGAGGACGACGTCGCCCAGCTCCGGGGGATCGCCGCCGCCCTGCCGCCGGAGGGCTTCGCGGTCCCGGTGGCCGGCCGCAGGCCCGTCCAGGTGCCCGAGCCGTCGGCGCTGGTGCGGGCCTTCCTGGACGCTGTGGCCGACGCGCTGCCGCGCACCCCGGCGGCGGCGCACGCGGCGGGCGCCCCGTTCGCCGCCGCCGCTGCCCAGCACATCCCGCAGGCCCGGCCCTGGGCGGTCGAGGCGGCCGCCGGGCTCGACGCGGGCGTGCGGATCTCGCTCCGGCTCGACCTGTCGAACAAGGACCTGTTCGACACCGAGGACCCTGGAGAAGGCGCCGAGGCCGCCCCCGAGGCACGCCGCGCGGGGACCGCCGTCGTCCAGGTGCACAGCCTCGCCGACCCCACGCGCGTGGTCGACGCCGCACACCTGTGGGCGGGCGACGCCGACGACCACTTCGGGCCGCGCGCCCGGATCGACGCCGTCCTCGCGGTGCGCCGGGCCGTCGCCGCCTGGCCGCCCCTCGGCCGCCTCCTGGAGCAGGACGTCCCCGACGTGCTGGCCCTCGCCGAGAGCGAGCTGATCGACCTGCTCGGACCCGGCGCGGCCCGGCTCGCCAAGGCCGGCGTCTCCCTGCACTGGCCGCGCGAGCTGGCCCGTTCGCTGACCGCCACCGCCGTGGTGCGCGCGCGGACCGCGCCGGGCTCGGCGACCGACGGCACGACGTTCTTCGACGCCGACGAGCTGATGGCGTTCAACTGGCAGCTGGCGCTCGACGGAGACCCGCTGACCGAGCGGGAGATGGACGTGCTCGCCGAATCGCACCGGGCCGTCGTCCGGCTGCGCGACCAGTGGGTGGTCGTCGACCCCGACCTCGTCCGCAAGGCGCGCAAGCGGGAGCTGGGCCTGCTCCAGCCCGTCGACGCCCTCGCGGTCGCCCTCACCGGCGAGGCCGAGGTCGACGGCGAGCGGGTCGCCGCCGTGCCCACCGGACGCCTCGCCGAGCTCCGCGACCGCCTCACCCGGGGCATCGACACGGTCGAGCCGCCGCCCGCCCTGCGCGCCACCCTGCGCGACTACCAACTGCGCGGCCTCGCCTGGCTCGACCTCATGACCTCCCTCGGACTCGGCGGCTGCCTCGCCGACGACATGGGCCTCGGCAAGACGGTCACCCTCATCGCGCTGCACCTGCGCCGCGACCGGCCGCAGCCCACCCTCGTCGTCTGCCCCGCGTCCCTGCTCGGCAACTGGCAGCGCGAGATCGAGAAGTTCGCGCCCGGCGTCCCCGTCCGCCGCTTCCACGGCGCCGACCGCAGCCTCGACGACGGCACCGGCGGCTTCGTCCTCACCACCTACGGCACCCTGCGCACCCGCGCCGCCGACCTCGCCGCGCACGACTGGGGCATGGTCGTCGCCGACGAGGCACAGCACGTCAAGAACCCCAACTCGGCGACGGCGAAAGCCCTGCGCACCCTCGACACCCCCGCGCGCGTGGCCCTCACCGGCACCCCGGTGGAGAACAACCTGTCCGAGCTGTGGGCGCTGCTCGACTGGACGACACCCGGCCTGCTCGGCCCGCTCAAGGCCTTCCGCGCCCTGCACGCGCGGGCCGTCGAGGGCGAGGGGCCGCTGGAGAACCCGGAGGCCATCGAGCGGCTGTCCCGCCTGGTGCGTCCCTTCATCCTGCGCCGCAAGAAGTCCGACCCCGGCATCGTCCCCGAGCTGCCGCCCAAGACCGAGTCCGACCACCCGGCGCCCCTCACGCGCGAGCAGGCCTCGCTCTACGAAGCGGTCGTCCGCGAGTCCATGGCCCAGATCGAGGAGGCCGAGGGCATCGGCCGGCGCGGCCTCATCATGAAGCTGCTGACCTCCCTGAAGCAGGTGTGCAACCACCCCGCGCAGTACCTGAAGGAGGGCGAGCAGACCCGCCCGCGCCTGGTCGGCCGCTCCGGCAAGCTGGCCCTGCTCGACGAACTCCTCGACACCATCGTCGCCGAGAGCGGCTCGGTTCTCGTCTTCACCCAGTACGTGTCCATGGCCCGGCTCCTCTCCACCCACCTGACCACCCGCGCGATCCCGCACCAACTGCTGCACGGCGGCACCCCGGTCGCCGAGCGCGAGCGCATGGTGGACCGGTTCCAGTCCGGCGAGGTCCCTGTCTTCCTGCTGTCCCTGAAGGCGGCGGGCACCGGGCTCAACCTCACGCGCGCGGGCCACGTCATCCACTTCGACCGCTGGTGGAACCCGGCGGTGGAGGAGCAGGCCACCGACCGCGCCTACCGCATCGGCCAGACCCAGCCCGTGCAGGTGCACCGGCTCATCACCGAGGGCACGGTCGAGGACCGGATCGCCGAACTGCTCACGGCCAAGCGGGCCCTGGCGGACGCCGTCCTCGGCTCCGGCGACGCGGCGCTCACCGAACTGACCGACCGCGAGCTGAGCGATCTCGTGTCGCTGCGGAGGGGATCGGCATGAGGCGCGACGACACCGGACGCCACAGGGCCCACGTCCCCGGCCGGGCCGGGACCGCCGAGCAGGCGCAGGCCCGGCACACCGACGGCCGGCGCACGTTCCCGCCCCTGCCGCCGCGCGCCCAGAGCGGCGACGCCGCACTCACCTGGTGGGGGACCGCCTGGGTCGATGCCCTGGAGGACACCGCCCTCGACCCGGCCCGCCTCGCCCGCGGCCGGACCTACGCGGACCGCGGCCACGTCGACGCGATCACCGTCACCCCCGGCCGCGCCGTGGCCTACGTGCACGGCTCGCGCCCCCGCCCCTACCGGGCCGAGCTGCGCCTGCGCCCTCTCTCCGACGAGGC is a genomic window containing:
- a CDS encoding nucleobase:cation symporter-2 family protein, which translates into the protein MATTGLQHVAAMYAGVVAPPLIVGAYIGLSAKELTFLTGACLFTAGLATFLQTLGIWKIGARLPFVNGVTFAGVAPMLAVVDSTKDKDDALPIIFGAVIVAGLLGFVAAPFFSKAIRFFPPVVTGTVITLIGISLMPVAFGWAQGPDAKASDYGSMKNLALAGITLVIVLLLRRFTTGFVKQIAVLLGLVVGTVVAIPFGVTDFSPIGDADVVGFPTPFHFGAPQFAGAAIVSMIVVMVVSMTESTADMLALGEIVDRPADEKTIAAGLRADTLGTAISPVFNGFMCSAFAQNIGLVAMTRIRSRFVVAVGGGFLVLMGLCPMAASLIAVVPRPVLGGAGVVLFGSVAASGIQTLVKAGLDKDNNVLIVAVSLAVGLIPIAAPEFYHAFPERAKIILDSGISTGCVAAVLLNLVFNHLGRGRDADDVTAPMESGGAIAEQRTTSAAAH
- a CDS encoding 8-oxoguanine deaminase, with protein sequence MAPSSADRIVIENVAIATVDAQDTEYASGHIVVAGNVIESIGAGGAPEGLENVVRRVDGTGHLATPGLVNTHHHFYQWITRGLATDHNLFNWLVALYPTWARIDEQMTYAAAQGSLAMMARGGVTTAMDHHYVFPQGSGDLSGSIIRAASEMGVRFTLARGSMDRSEKDGGLPPDFAVETLEGALAATEETVKKHHDASFGAMTQVAVAPCSPFSVSTELLKQGAELARRLGVRLHTHGSETVEEEKFCHELFGMGPTDYFESTGWLGEDVWMAHSVHMNDSDIAAFGRTKTGVAHCPSSNARLAAGIARVPDMLAAGVPVGLGVDGTASNESGELHTELRNALLINRLGAHREAALNARQALRLGTYGGAQVLGRAGEIGSLETGKLADLVLWKMDTLAHSSILDPVTALVFGAAAPVTLSLVNGVPVVEDSRLLHVDEDAIARSTRDEAQRLARIAARA
- the pucL gene encoding factor-independent urate hydroxylase, producing MPTILGQNQYGKAENRVVKITRDGDTHHIKDLNVSVALSGDLSDVHLTGSNANCLPTDTTKNTCFAFAKEHGIESAEQYGIELARHFVDSQPSIHRSRIRIEEYSWERIAGSDAGSNFIGADEVQHSFVRKGQEVRLVQVTYDGEKFEVLSGLKDLTVMNTTNSEFWGYIKDKYTTLQEDYDRILATSLSTWWRHNWTGTEGERTPQWNKSYEQAKKHILQAFVETYSLSLQQTLFQMGSRVINNRGEIDEIRFSAPNKHHFRQDLSAFGLENDAKDGAVYWAADRPYGLIEATILRDGAEQRIPTDMTNL
- a CDS encoding histidine phosphatase family protein — its product is MGDLLLVRHGETEWALTGQHTGLTDLPLTENGREEARRVAPLVGSYHIGAVFVSPLQRARETAELAGLSRVTVDRDLVEWDYGAYEGVTTREIQRTRPDWFLFDDGVPEGPPEHPGETPEEVGARADRMLSKVDAALANNEGSVVLVSHGHFLRVLTARRLGLPPSGGAHFLLATGTVSRLTFEHGRPVISGWNLRP
- a CDS encoding nucleobase:cation symporter-2 family protein, with translation MATPAKGPAEGPCSTPLPDGTIEVTKVHPVDEKLHASRLVPAALQHIAAMYAGVVTPPLIIGQAVHLDTAGQTRLIAASLLIAGVATLLQTLGVKGFVGNRLPFVNAASSAGIAPMLAIAETNAQGDQLPAIYGAVMVAGVFCLAIGPFFGRLLRFFPPLVTGVVITLIGVTLMPVPVGWAQGGDKTAADYGDMRYLALAAFTLVVILLIQRFGKGFVKQVALLFGLLIGTLAAIPFGMADFSSIRSAPIAAVPTPFAFGTPEFQPAAIVSLCLVMLVLMTESSAGMLAIGEICERDCDGRTITRGLRTDGIATFLGPVFGGFPTSAFAQNVGVVSLTKVRSRYVVAVAGGALLILGAFPVLGAVVSMVPMPVLGGAGIVLFGSIAVSGIRTLSEAGLDDSSNIILVAVSLGAGIIPLAAPTFYADFPAWAQTVLGSGISAGALVAVSLNLFFHHLGTRSSANAAAALKSS
- a CDS encoding thioesterase family protein, coding for MAEPFSVRVEVRGYETDTQGHLNQAVYLQYAEHARWAMLRDAGIEQHDLLARRVGPVVLETTIRYLRELRAGDSVDVGCVFEWGEGKTFRVLQEIRKTDGTLSAEITGVGGVLDLDRRKLVADPREIFKELAKDPGAFGL
- a CDS encoding chitosanase; this encodes MLTLLGATVVAAPLLTTRLAGAAPAATGLDDPAKKEIAMKLVSSAENSSLDWKAQYKYIEDIGDGRGYTAGIIGFCSGTGDMLDLVELYAQRKPGNVLAKYLPALRNVDGSDSHDGLDPNFPKDWAKAAQDSAFQQAQNDERDRVYFNPAVKQGKADGVGTLGQFAYYDAIVMHGGGSDPTSFGGIRKRALGKAKPPAQGGNETTWLNAFLDARVWAMKQEEAHSDTSRVDTAQRVFLQKGNLNLDPPLDWKVYGDSYHIG
- the uraH gene encoding hydroxyisourate hydrolase; this encodes MSTETTASVSTHILDTSIGRPAEGVAISLAARAGSGAAWVALGGSATDADGRCKDLPALPEGTTHVRLDFETEEYFDKKQADAQQDAPANRDSGATGAFFPEVAITFAVVPGEHYHVPLLLNPFGYSVYRGS